The Branchiostoma floridae strain S238N-H82 unplaced genomic scaffold, Bfl_VNyyK Sc7u5tJ_1588, whole genome shotgun sequence DNA segment ATATGCATTTCTATATATTCTGACGTACTCGTAGTTTAAATATCATAAGTTTACCAAAACCTGACGTTTCATACGGAGATATTTAGTGCTATATGCAACATAACTGTCGCGgcgtatttttgttttgaaacataTTGTCCGCAATAGAATAGAGGTAAAATAAAATTCAGAAAGTATAACCTGCCAGCATTCAGAAAAATGTAATCTGCTAAACTTTAGCGCTCGATATTACTATACAAAATTATGGATGACGTGACACAACAAGCGGGTAACCCATAAAAGTTTGGTGGATTCTAAGGATTTATGTTGCACTGCTCAGCAAATACTTCTTGTACCAATATTATCTTTATAGCACACTtgcaatatacaacatgtatacatGAAGAAATGTTAtcactacctggatgtctaaccttcgtcgaCGTAAACACACAATTCCCTTTTCAAGCCTACTTCTTCACGTATTCTCATTATCCACATGCATTACTGCATAATACAGTACACAacataatatcaatatcattttgCCACATAGGTGTAAAGGCTGGCCGCTTGCCATCAGAATAGCCTGTGGCGCCATTCGGAAGGACCATCTGCGACCGGCAGAGATGATAAAACAGCTGGAGAATCTAACGGTAAAActaatatgtaatatgtatacTTAGTCATGGAACAGGGTATAAGTGTTTTACAGGATAAAAGATAAGTCGTATCATTTTTTTCGACCAGTCTTCTGGCCTTCTTCAAGATAGCTCAGAACATGTGACCCCCCGGAAGCGTGACGAGGCAAAAGATGGTTGGGAGTCGGTATCGTCCCCGTCCCATAGACACAATGTAGCATTTTTTTGTCAGAATTTGGCCGCTTCTACTTGATGCTTTGATGTTTTGGCAATTATGTACCCTGCGTCCAAGGTGGTCATCTTTAAACATACTTAGAGAATGTCAATAAAGAATGGCGCCTCGAAAACCCCAGGATCCCTTTATGTATTCATACGATTTTCCTAGCATTTCTCCGTTACTGGTTAGAAAGATATCTTTCCATCATACATTTTCAGGAGATCGGAGACATTCGTGGTTTCCTGACCGACGTAGTCAGCACTTTGAGCAGAGAGCTGCTGGCCACACTGAAGTTGGTCTCCGTCTTTGCCGGGCCTTTCACTGTTGAATCTGCCTGTATTATCAGCGGGAAGCCTGACCAGCTGTACCAAGTATGGGGCCATCTTAGGGAGCTGAGGACCCGCAGTCTTATCAAAGCGGGAAAGTAGGTGGATTATGACCAAAGAAATATATCTTTAAAAATATAAAGCAACTCACTACATGCAGGAATACATTACATCtgcaaccaaggagcttttatcaacctTGTAGCCAAATCAACATAATGCattaggcaatgttgatttgaatggatgacatccgcgcacgcatgaattttcggccgtttcaagTGTCACTCCAGACCAGGTGTGTGTCACTCCAGACCAGCACTcactttgaaaacaaacatcCTTTGTAGCTGCAACGGTAAAATTAGATGTTACCGTTGGTGCACGTTTTCCAATATCGGAATTCTATAATTATGACTGCAACATAACGATAATGACACAGAGAATGGAAAGATCTATAGTAGAgcgtttatttttgtgtactccAGCCACAGGTTGCACAGCACCGATGGAGCTCCTCGGTATGACACACACGATGTGGTACGGAATTTCGTGTCCACCTTTGACAGCGACGTCGTCACTGTCCAGGAAATGGCTGCATCTAAGTACAGGTTCCAAAAAGTAAGTGCTCGTAAACATAAAAAGAAAAACCCATGCCTTTTGCATTCTAAGAataattttatttctttaacTGCCAAGATGCATGGATGACATTGTATGTTTAAATCAGTGATGGGATAACTAGAAGTGTTTCTCGATTCTAAAAATCGTATGCATATTCTTCACTTAAAATACACAGTACACCCCAAGTGTTTGTCTCTGTTGGTACCTGCAAAATTTACATAGTTCCATACTCTTGGAATAAGAATCACATATAACTTGCAGCTTTGTTATACGAGTTTTTCTAAATCGTTggaattctcttttttttcattccattgAAGCTGTACGAGGAAAGACTGACGGCAGTTGCACAGAACATGCAGGGAAACATACGAAATGCCCTCGCCTCATACAGCAGAGATGTCGACAACTTCAATCACTTCCTTTCACTGATACAAAAAGAGACCCAGGACGACTATGAGTGGTAAGAGGTGCAATTGATACATTATTGTGGTAGAATGGTACAGGGATAACAGTGTTGTTCACATTTCACCGTCTCATAATGTTAGTGTTGAATGTGCAACTAATACAAAAGCACTAGCAAACGTTTTAACTCATTAccttcaagttttttttaacgAGGAAAATTGTTCAATTTTAAGAATTCATTTACTGATAAGCAGAAGCTGGGTAAAACTATCGAAATTTCACGTGTGCTTAACACAGGAGGCGAAAGGAGAGGGATGACAGTCATACTTGGTTAATGGACGTTCAAGCTGAGGAGGTTGCTGACAGGAGCGCAGTCCACATCTTACTCGAGCAGATGATGGTAGTGAACGAAAGAATCACTTTTTACACAGGTCAAGCAGAACGGTCAGAAAAACAGGTAAGGGTGGCTGTTTGTTATGTCCCATATTCTCTAAAATCTGATTTAAAACAACGTTAAGGCAATAGAATGAATTGATGGAATGTTGACAAATGCCCTTGTCTCAAAGTTGTCCTCGATGTACTCGATGTTTCATGCGTTGTGCATTGAAgtaataaacaaaatgtctttcaGAACACACAGATCTACGCGGAGATGCTGTGTTGGTTGGCAGAGACATACCTCCAAGTAAACATGCACCAGGAGGCCTGGGATCGTCTGGAGGAGGCACGGAAGGCACTGGAGGCCAGGCCAGATAGGGGAGATGACTCCGTCCAACTGAGTTTTGCAAGATACCACTATGTATCAGGTAATCGTATATGCTATAGCCATAACATCGAATAATGCTATATACATTAACTTTTATGGACATCACAAAAATTGCTGTGACTTTGTATTGTCAACTTCATACAACAAAATAGGGAATAGGGAAACAGAATACATCTTGAATTTTTTCCGGACTTTAGATACATGGACATGCGCATATCTGATGGTGGCATTGTGTTACACACACAACATGGTGTGTAGAGCAGTGTCCACTAGCGAGTATGTTTCTTAGATACTCACACCACCTTTGCTTACAACACGTGGGCTATTCCACTACAAATATTGTGTTTTCAACTGCCATAGACTCTTACCCATACGTATAGACTGCTAAGCAGAGGAACAGTATTttcccttttaaaacgtatttggtatgactcggtccggaaatgtatgtagaaactGAATGTATTTTTCCTGCCCTTGTAGGTATCTACTTCAGTCTTCGTGACGACTACAGACGGAATGTCCGTCAGCTTGATCAAGCTCTGGAGATCCTGTCGAAGGTACGTATACgttcatctacatgtagatgctaCTGAAAGGTAAGACCCAAGCCGGGCAGTTTtgaggaacgaaaagtacgatatagaagacaacaaaaacacaaaacggacaaCCGATAATTCAACATCATGCCTTGTGCACATGTATCGGCATaagtttttcgtttccgcaaacagcctggccgggccccgggtaggtaTTGTGAGGTAGGCCTTTGTGGGTGTGTGAATCTGTGATTCCATGTTTTCAGGTGAAGATTGCCGGCAACCACGTCCTGCATGCTCGGGTGATGAACTCTCTGGGATTTGCTCATCACAACCAGGCCAAGAACATGTGGAGGGGGCCAGCATACCTGGAGATGCTTCAGAAAAGCCTGGCCATGCATCAAAAGGCATATGACATAATAACCAGTGCTGTCGGTAAGGTTTTTATATACAATTTTCATGTATTGATAAGTGTCGTTGCTTCTCACTGATTGCCAATTATGCATTGAACAGACCCTGGGAAAATTTGCTACCCCGCCAACATTCAGAAAGGGTTTAGTGACTATCGGTAGCAGGCCAAAGCTAACAATTAAACAAGGCTCAGGACTCGAAACAAAGCTAACAATTAAACAAGGCTCAGGACTCGAAACACCCGAGCCTCGTTCAATGTGGCAGGGTCGATTTGTGGACGACAAATACGCTCGACCCTCTGCATGTCGACCTTAAAATCGGTTGACATCAAGACTCATGGCTGAAGTTCGTCGCTAATGTAGCAAAACGCCTAGTGAGGGTGCATGTGAGGCTGTGCGAAAACGAAGGGCGCAAATGGTGGCAGCAGCTAGTCACCTTCCGTGTCGAGTTGCTCTCACCAAGAGTCAAATATcagtaaaaatatacaagtcCTTTATACGTTCTTTGTTagaatatgctgacattgtttggCACGGGTGCACAATTGAGGAATCAAATCTCGTCGAAAGAATTCAGTATCACTGTTCCCTCATTGTGACCGGTGCAATAAAAGGGTCATCATATTCTGCCACTCGTAAAGAACTCGGCTGGGAGTCATTGTCCGACAGGCGTCATATTCACCGCCTATTACTATTTCACAATATTGTTAACGGACTGACTCGTGAATACCTTACCACTTTACTTCCTTATGCAATTACGGTGATATGTAATTACGATTTGAGAAACAGCAGAAACTTGAGACCTATTAGATTTTCGACTGACCGCTTTGGAAAGTCCTTTACTCCTTATTCCATCACTGCTTGGAACAACTTGGACTTAACTCTTCGTACACTCGATTTCTCGAAATTTCGAGAACATCTTTTTAAAACGATACGCCCTCCCAAATTCAGCCATTTTAACTTCGGGTCTCGACACTCTTGCATTCTCATTTCACGACTTCGTatgggcacctgcagcttgaattATAGTCTTTTCACGCGGGGTCTTGTGTCAAGCCCAGCCTGCAGCTGCGGGTGTCCATACGAAACGATTTCACACTACCTTTTGCACTGCCCTACCTATAATTACCAGCGCTCAGTTCTCATCGGCAAACTCTCTgggttacttgtacatatacttgattttcacagtcttgcaaataatgccaaagaaatgttgatCTTACAAGGTAGTTCTTTCTGCTCCTTCAATGTCAATTGCAGAATTATAGAAGcaacacatatgtacattgcaacaacaaaccgtttttagattcaagtataatttctttgttttagttttctacTCCAGTAAGGGAGATCGACTCACGCTCACTgttcatacatatgtaattatctatttattattgtcctgtataatttattattttcaattcttgtataagtggcggcgttaatataagttgaatgtaacttgagtccgccgtcactttgtcctcgtccgttcattttgtatttttacacgtatttcaataaagaaaaaaaaaaaaaatatcagtatGTGCATGTCTGTCACTTATGAACCATTACCGATTTATGTCTGTCGCAGGAGAAGATAACCACTTTGACTGTGCCACATATCTGATGAACATCGGTGTTGTTAACCTCGACATCGGCTGGCAATTCTCAAATGCCAAAGAAGCCAAACAGTACTTCCGCAAAGCACTAGAGACATTTTGCACCGCTGAAGAACTCGCCAAAGCCATGAAACTTGAGGTTGGTATTGTAAGGTACGATTATATGTGCAACACTAAACAGTATCACGTCGGCATTGGCCAAGGGACCGGACCGCCAAATATATATTCAACAAGAACTTCTAGTGCAACCAATTGTTTCTACAAGtcgtgtttttgtacttttcataCGAAACCAAAGGAAAATTATAGCCAACCTTTCGATAGTCTTTCTGCTACTTTCCTCATGGCAATAATGACACGGCCTTCCTGTCGCCACTAGGTGGCGCTGCGACAAGAAACGTGactcagtttgtatccccctcgtccCTCTTCCTGACTGGAGTAGATCGACTTTCTGAGAAGACAGATAGTACATGCTGGACTTGGGAGGTTGTCTGGATCAGAAAATCCTGGCGTCATGAACTGGAActagggggatacaaactttaTCTCGCATCTGCGCCACCTTGCGACAAAAGGTAGCTCTAGCTTGTCACTGTAGTAAGAAGAGGCGGATCACCTAAAAGTTAGCAGGTTGGGACAGActatttttaaagaaagaacTTTAATGTCACTTGACTTACGAACTCGACAAAGTCATTTCGTGTTCATCTTTAATATACTACTACAGAAGCAACACAACAGTGGACTTTTGCAATACAACATTGCCCGATGCCACGAGGCATTAAAGGAACCGGACGAAGCAATCAGTCGTGTACGAAGAGCACAAAAAATCTTGGAAAGCATCTATGACAGGTACTTTCTGCTATGCTACGATCATGGTTGTGAATATACAGTTTAGTCATAACGTGAATACCGCAAGCGAGGTTGTAACTTGAAAACATTTACGTTATTTATAATTTCAATAAATAGGTATATTTCAAATGCAAGAGCTATACTCCTgctgtgaataaatgaatgaacgaatgaattgATTAGACTCTGTAAATCTtagctagtctctaccagactgactacgctggctagtATAGGGAGAAAAATTttggggagttttgctaccagaggagttggtcggcgtCGAGGGGAAACGTgcacctaagcgtggactgactccccagGCCAATTTCCCGggttttgccgaattctacgatccccgtacccccgtaggaaagcctggtggaggctgaATCTTAATCGCTTTTCTCAGAGGTCCAGCTTTGCTAGTCTTTGTGCTTTGTCTAAAGGATCAGGAATGAATTATTGTGAAGATGTTAGTTTAGTTTGGAAGAAAATATAAATTTTACGTAATGAATATCGCATCATTCTCGATCTACTATCAATCAATACATCTTGGGTTTTTATGCAGATTTCATGTCTTGTGTCCATAGCCACCCTGACATTGCCGACTGTTTGTACTTCCTCGGGAAGTTGAGTAAAGACAACGGGGACCCCACATTGGCCATGAAGTACTACAAACAGAGCCTGGATCACACTGCAGAACTAGGTCGGCAATTAAACCTCCAGTAGAGATAACATTCACCGTCTACTAATTGGCGTAGTTTCTTCATAGTGATaagattttaagattttgtttCCACGGTTGTCTTATTCCTTCGATAATTTGTGTTAGTGGTGATTACATTTCACTCTAGACAATGATTAAATGGGAGATTTGTACCAGCAAGACTTACTTCCTTAGCAATCTTCATGTCAatagaaatttttaaaaattgtctGAATTACTTCTGGTGGCTTGTCTTTCTTTTCCCCGATTTAGGTGATCGTCGTAGTAAATATGAATGGAAAAGGCTGAAGGAAGCCATCATGGTGATATGCGAAGAGCAGATGTGGGATTGTCAGCCGTACATTCAACAGTTTGAGgtattccatttttttcagttctaGCGCAAATACCGCTTTCTAGTTTACTCCAACACAATGCAACATGATTGTTGCTTAGGAATCATACGCCGTACGATACCAAATCGAGGGCATTCTTCTGATAGTCGTGCATGATGCATTGTTACGAAAATGGTTACCTTAGGCCTTTGTTGGTTGTTGATATTGTCACAGTCTGCTTGGATATTTTACGACATCAACATCGTAACACGACATGCAAGGAATGTGGCATCGCAGTTGCGAGAATTAAAAAATATTATGAAGCATATTTGAGAATCCAGGATAATCGACGCAATATGTTCACTTTTTCTTCCAGAAAATTGACGGAAGTCCGTATGTGCCATCAATGTCGACGAGATTAACAGGTATAGAATGATTGACCCTTTTATAGTAACAATTATCATTCATGTCTTAACTCTAAAATAATGCTTAGATATGCT contains these protein-coding regions:
- the LOC118408457 gene encoding uncharacterized protein LOC118408457 codes for the protein MAASKYRFQKLYEERLTAVAQNMQGNIRNALASYSRDVDNFNHFLSLIQKETQDDYEWRRKERDDSHTWLMDVQAEEVADRSAVHILLEQMMVVNERITFYTGQAERSEKQNTQIYAEMLCWLAETYLQVNMHQEAWDRLEEARKALEARPDRGDDSVQLSFARYHYVSGIYFSLRDDYRRNVRQLDQALEILSKVKIAGNHVLHARVMNSLGFAHHNQAKNMWRGPAYLEMLQKSLAMHQKAYDIITSAVGEDNHFDCATYLMNIGVVNLDIGWQFSNAKEAKQYFRKALETFCTAEELAKAMKLEVGIVSHPDIADCLYFLGKLSKDNGDPTLAMKYYKQSLDHTAELGRQLNLQ